The Phoenix dactylifera cultivar Barhee BC4 chromosome 9, palm_55x_up_171113_PBpolish2nd_filt_p, whole genome shotgun sequence genome window below encodes:
- the LOC103712700 gene encoding uncharacterized protein LOC103712700 has product MSPSFPLSPSSSFSEKARDGDGPPFLHSAGRSLQSLTANILSFLPFPPLNPSRNTTKKSPPPPLGAAAPPVCPSLCTSSSPPCSSAVTVPLLLPFSSASCSSSSDYQSQSRSSATASPSSAIRSLSPGVKIEGLSSSSKGGGGPAFVGQVFSMLDPSGNGLMAVTTHFDIPFLSKRTPEWIKKMLATVTKSERKGPVFRFFMDLSDAVAHVKRLNIPTGMVGACRLDVAYEHFKEKPHMFQFVPNEKQVKAANKLLRRIPQKRGKRKIGGVPVFTARNLNIAIATNDGIKWYTPYFFDKSLLDNILEASVDQHFHTLIQNRHRQRRRDVIDDGLAAEVVEENGDSLFEPPEVQEVLDELGHSGIPLSVISKAAEIQLLDVADKILLGNKWLRKATGIQPKFPYMVDTFEERSAASFSKATVSIRGTANLEGADNGQPDQQRGASGLSLSENAEGDHGQSTSHTDFQFPPGSWFSNPWSKKHGKQQIPDNKIKSGTSMDGDGINEIPLNPLLPKITMVGISVGDGGQMSRASLKKTMEDLTKELEQASQKPTELNEDKDPLFVANVGDYSTITRMASS; this is encoded by the exons ATGTCCCCTTCCTTCCCCCTCTCCCCCTCATCGTCCTTCTCGGAGAAAGCCCGAGACGGTGATGGCCCCCCGTTCCTGCACTCCGCCGGTCGCTCCTTGCAATCTCTCACCGCCAATATcctttctttcctccctttccCTCCACTCAACCCCAGTCGCAACACCACCAAAAAGTCGCCACCGCCGCCGCTGGGGGCGGCGGCGCCGCCGGTGTGCCCGTCTCTTTGCACCTCCTCATCGCCGCCTTGCTCCTCCGCCGTGACGGTGCCGCTCCTCCTCCCTTTCTCCTCGGCCTCCTGTTCGTCCTCCTCCGATTACCAGAGCCAGAGCCGGAGCTCGGCCACGGCCTCGCCGTCGTCGGCCATCAGGAGCCTGTCGCCGGGCGTGAAGATAGAGGGGCTCAGCTCGAGCTCCAAGGGCGGCGGGGGCCCCGCCTTTGTGGGGCAGGTATTCAGCATGCTGGATCCCTCCGGCAACGGTCTCATGGCTGTCACCACCCACTTCGACATCCCCTTCCTCTCCAAGAG AACACCTGAGTGGATCAAAAAGATGCTTGCAACAGTTACCAAGAGCGAACGGAAAGGTCCTGTTTTTCGCTTTTTCATGGATTTAAGTGATGCAG TTGCACATGTTAAACGACTGAATATTCCAACTGGTATGGTCGGTGCTTGCCGACTTGATGTAGCTTATGAACATTTCAAG GAAAAGCCTCATATGTTCCAATTCGTTCCAAATGAAAAACAG GTTAAGGCAGCCAATAAACTTCTTAGGAGAATCCCACAAAAACGTGGGAAAAGAAAGATTGGTGGTGTTCCTGTATTCACAGCTCGgaatttaaatattgcaatagCAACAAATGATGGAATAAAGTG GTATACAccttatttttttgataaaagctTGCTAGACAATATTCTTGAGGCTTCAGTCGATCAGCACTTTCACACATTGATCCAAAATAGACACAGACAACGACGGCGAGATGTAATAGATGATGGCCTGGCTGCAGAAGTTGTTGAGGAAAATGGGGACAGCTTGTTTGAACCTCCAGAG GTTCAAGAAGTGCTTGATGAATTGGGTCATTCTGGAATACCACTTAGTGTGATATCAAAAGCTGCTGAGATTCAGCTCCTTGATGTTGCTGACAAAATACTTCTTGGTAATAAGTGGTTGAGAAAAGCCACTGGGATCCAACCGAAGTTTCCTTATATGGTAGACACATTTGAAGAAAG GAGTGCCGCTTCATTTTCAAAGGCAACCGTGTCCATCCGTGGCACTGCTAACTTGGAAGGTGCTGATAATGGCCAGCCCGATCAGCAACGTGGTGCTTCAGGGCTCAGTTTAAGTGAAAATGCTGAAGGAGACCATGGCCAGTCAACAAGTCACACTGATTTTCAGTTCCCTCCCGGCAGCTGGTTTTCAAATCCATGGTCAAAAAAGCATGGAAAACAGCAAATACCAGACAATAAGATCAAGTCGGGCACAAG CATGGATGGAGATGGTATCAATGAAATTCCGCTGAATCCCCTACTCCCAAAGATTACGATGGTTGGCATCTCGGTGGGTGATGGGGGGCAGATGAGCAGAGCCAGCTTGAAGAAGACAATGGAAGACCTGACAAAGGAGCTTGAGCAAGCAAGTCAGAAACCAACAGAACTTAATGAAGACAAGGATCCCCTGTTTGTTGCAAATGTGGGTGACTACTCTACTATCACAAGGATGGCCTCTTCATGA
- the LOC103712782 gene encoding uncharacterized protein LOC103712782: protein MASALLSPPRYLLHRPTRGTVPYGHNIHNSLCRTDPWTKIFITRKNASNHGSYAAIASMVGRKAKKKEVVVPDPDYRIPVVLLGIAGGFAYQNNLLPAAPIGLLGLLLLIQTTRVRFVFDEEALEVKTGDQLQESGENVFVGGKNRWKYSTFINWELWWPQFPVLVYFKETQTKPEGQVHFFPVLFNGKQLYDVMLERAGPTVTSAPK, encoded by the exons ATGGCGAGCGCCCTCTTATCGCCTCCACGATATCTTCTTCATCGTCCCA CTAGAGGAACAGTACCTTATGGACACAATATCCATAATTCATTGTGCAGAACAGATCCATGGACCAAAATCTTCATTACAAGGAAAAATGCCTCCAATCATGGAAGCTATGCTGCAATTGCATCAATG GTTGGAAGAAAGGCCAAGAAAAAGGAAGTTGTAGTCCCTGACCCAGACTATCGGATACCAGTTGTCTTACTTG GGATAGCAGGTGGATTTGCGTACCAAAACAATCTACTACCAGCTGCTCCAATAGGTCTGCTTGGGTTATTACTACTGATCCAG ACTACTAGAGTGAGGTTCGTCTTTGATGAAGAGGCCCTG GAGGTAAAAACTGGGGATCAACTTCAGGAGTCAGGGGAAAATGTTTTTGTTGGTGGCAAGAACCGCTGGAA gTATTCAACATTTATCAACTGGGAGCTTTGGTGGCCGCAGTTTCCTGTCTTGGTGTATTTTAAAGAGACACAGACAAAACCTGAAGGACAAGTTCACTTTTTTCCAGTACTTTTT AATGGAAAGCAGCTTTATGATGTCATGTTGGAGCGTGCAGGCCCAACAGTAACTAGTGCACCCAAATAA